In Lachnospiraceae bacterium, one DNA window encodes the following:
- the nagB gene encoding glucosamine-6-phosphate deaminase: MVIYKAKNYQDLSRKAANIISAQIIMKPDCVLGLATGSSPVGTYKQLIEWYNKGDLDFSKVTTINLDEYKGLGPDNDQSYRYFMNTNLFDHVDIDKSHTFVPDGLEPDPQKACAAYNEIIRSHGGIDLQLLGLGRNGHIGFNEPGAAFEKETHCVDLTESTIEANKRFFASEDDVPKQAYTMGIKNIMQAKKILLIAGGEEKAEALKNSLYGPITPSVPASILQLHNDVTVIADEAALSLIM; the protein is encoded by the coding sequence ATGGTTATCTACAAAGCAAAAAACTATCAGGACTTAAGCCGCAAAGCTGCAAACATCATTTCTGCCCAGATCATCATGAAGCCGGACTGCGTATTGGGGTTAGCAACCGGTTCTTCACCTGTGGGCACCTACAAACAGCTGATCGAATGGTATAACAAAGGGGATCTGGACTTTTCCAAAGTCACCACCATTAACCTTGACGAATACAAGGGCCTTGGCCCGGATAATGACCAGAGTTACCGCTATTTTATGAACACCAACCTGTTTGATCATGTAGATATTGACAAATCCCACACCTTCGTTCCAGACGGCTTAGAGCCAGACCCGCAGAAAGCCTGCGCTGCCTATAATGAGATTATCCGCTCCCATGGCGGCATCGATCTGCAGCTTTTAGGCCTTGGACGAAATGGACATATTGGTTTTAACGAGCCCGGCGCAGCTTTTGAAAAAGAGACACACTGCGTAGATTTAACAGAAAGCACCATTGAAGCAAATAAGCGCTTCTTCGCCTCTGAAGATGATGTTCCAAAACAGGCCTATACCATGGGCATCAAAAACATCATGCAGGCAAAGAAGATCCTGCTTATTGCAGGGGGTGAAGAAAAAGCAGAAGCCTTAAAGAATTCTCTTTACGGCCCTATCACACCATCTGTTCCCGCATCCATTTTACAGCTGCATAATGATGTGACCGTGATCGCAGACGAAGCCGCATTAAGCCTTATTATGTAA
- a CDS encoding FKBP-type peptidyl-prolyl cis-trans isomerase, whose product MEITGRNVGKTCRTHYKGTFNDGTQFDSSYDRGEPLEFVCGAGQMIKGFDAAVADMEPGEVKDIHLMPEEAYGQPNPDAIFELEIEQLPGSENLTVGQQVYLTNQMGQPFPVKVTDKTEKTITFDANHEMAGKELNFKIELVEVK is encoded by the coding sequence ATGGAAATCACAGGACGTAATGTAGGAAAGACATGCCGCACCCATTATAAGGGTACTTTTAATGATGGAACACAGTTTGACTCTTCTTATGACAGAGGTGAGCCATTAGAATTCGTATGCGGCGCAGGCCAGATGATCAAGGGCTTTGACGCGGCAGTGGCAGATATGGAACCAGGAGAGGTGAAGGATATCCACCTGATGCCGGAAGAAGCATACGGACAGCCAAACCCGGATGCTATCTTTGAATTGGAGATCGAGCAGCTTCCAGGCTCTGAGAATCTGACTGTAGGCCAGCAGGTATATCTGACCAACCAGATGGGCCAGCCATTCCCTGTAAAAGTCACTGACAAAACAGAAAAGACCATTACTTTTGATGCAAATCATGAAATGGCAGGAAAAGAGCTGAACTTTAAGATCGAA